The Miscanthus floridulus cultivar M001 chromosome 6, ASM1932011v1, whole genome shotgun sequence genomic interval ACCGTGGCATGTTACACAAATTGTGAGATTAGAACAATTCATTCCTAATATATCTCAACTACCTATTTTGGTATAACAACCATGCACCATACATTGATCCTGGACTAAGCTACAACCGCACGTCTTATACATGTGCTAGCCGAATCCTCTAACACTCCTCCTCAATCTCAGCCACTTGTAAGGTTGAGATTGTCTCTGAATTGTCGAAGCTTGACAGTTGGTAGTGCTTTGGTAAATCCATCTGCTACTTGATCACCGGTGTGTATGAACCGAATGTCCAGTAGCTTCTGGGCTACCCGCTCCCGCACAAAGTGAAAATCAATTTCAATATGTTTAGTTCTGGCATGAAAAATAGGATTAGCAGACAGATATGTTGCACCTAAATTATCACACCATAGCAGTGCTTTGGGTGGATGTGAAACTCCGAGTTCGGTGAGCAATTTTTGAACCCAGAGCATCTCAGCAATAGCATTTGCCAAAGCCTTATACTCTGCCTCAGTGCTGGATCGAGAGACAGTTGGTTGCTTCCTGGCTGTCCAAGAGATCAAATTATCACCAAGAAATACTGCAAAACCACCTGTCGACCTCCGGTCATCAATACATCCAGCCCAATCTGCATCTGAGAAGGCACTGACAAGCATAGACTTTGATCTTCGGATATGTAGGCCAAGGTTTTAGTTCCACTTACATACCTCAGGATCCTCTTCACGGCGCTCCAATGCACAGTAGTGGGAGCATGTAAGAACTGACATACTTTATTCACAGCGAAAGCTATATCAGGCCGCGTCAAGGTTAAGTACTGAAGGGCCCCTACCATGCTACGGTATTTGGTGGAATCATCAGGTCCTAGCTTGTCACCACTCTCAATGCTCAACTTCTGGGAAGGAGACAAGGGTGTATCAACCGACTTACAGGATTGCATGCCCGACCTTTTTAAAATGTCCATAGCGTACCTCTCTTGGGTGAGAGTCAATCCACCATATCCCCTCTTGACTTCGATGCCCAAGAAGAAATGAAGGTCACCGAGATCCTTGAGTGCAAAGTCTCCCTGCAAGTCGGCTAAAAATGCATCTGTTGCATGTTGTGAAGAGCTAGCcacaataatgtcatcaacataaaccAGAACAAACAAAGTGTGATCACCTTTGCTATAGTAGAATAGAGATGTATCAGCTTTGGAGGGCACAAAACCAAGTCGTTGAAGCTTACCACACAGCCGAGCATACCAAGCACGAGGTGCCTATTTCAGACCATACAGTGCTTTATCAAGCTTGCACACATATTCAGGATGTCTTGGATCAACATACCCAGGAGGTTGATGCATATAGACCTCTTCTTCAAGAACACCATGGAGGAAAGCATTTTGCACATCGAGCTGGCGCAATGACCATCCCCTGGACATAGCCACAGACAAAATAATACGTATGGTGGCAGCCTTCACCACAGGACTAAATGTGTCCTCATAATCAATTCCATATCGCTGTTTGTAGCCTTTTGCAACCAAGCGGGCTTTGTAGCGATCAACAGACCCATCTGCTCTCCTCttgattttgtagacccatttgcaCCCAATGATGTTCTTCCCTTTTGGTGGTGGCATAAGTCGCCATGTCTTATTTTTCATAAGAGCTTGATGTTCCGCGTTCATAGCGGACACCCACCGTGGATCTGCAAGTGCCTCATGAACTGTAGCAGGCTCCTCAGAAGAAGTGCTAGCCAGCTGACACCACCGTACAGTGCCATCGGTGTAAACCTTCGGTTTGCTGATCCCGTGCTGCAAACGGGTTACTGCTCGCTGAGGCTGCTGTTGATGTTCTGGTGCAGGTGGTGTAGGACTGGCCACAGGAGAAGAAAGTTCGGGCGCCGCCTGGGCCCCCACCACGGGGTCTGATTGTGGCAATAGGCTGGATGACTCAGTCCCTGCATGCGCCGATGTAGACGATCCGACGTCGACTGGAGACAATGCCGCTGCATCGTGCGGCTGGAGGCGGGGCACTGATCCCACAGCTGATTCGTCACCGCTAGGAACTCCCGTCGCGTCACCCAATTCTCCTCCGGAATTGCAGCTACCTCCGGTGAGGGGACCCATGAAATGATGCCCCATGTTCTCTGGTATTACACCGGATAAGTTTGGATTGACACCTGATTTTTGTCCTGCATCAAATGAATCTCCAGAAGGCATATCAGTAGGTAATGGAGAGAACAATCCATGGTCAGACAAATGTGCATCCCCAACGTTGGATGGATTTGTCAAGATATCAGGAAGAAGAGCGATTTCTGCCCGCAACCGAGCGCCTGCATTTGGGTGGAGTGATGCAAAAGGAAAAATGTGTTCATCAAAGACGACATCTCTAGAAACATAGATACGACCTTCCTTTGGTTCAAGACACTTGAATCCCTTATGCTGAATACTATAGCCCAAGAAAACACATTGCTTAGAACGaaattctaatttttttgtaTTGTACGGTCGAAGATGTGGCCAGCATGCGCACCCAAAAGTGCGGAGGGAGGTGTACTCTGGTTGTTGACCAAATAAACGATAAAAGGGAGTGTCATTATTGATCACTTTAGAGGGAAGTCGATTTATTAAGAAAACAGCAGTTAAGAACGCTTCATCCCAAAACTTCAATGGCAAGGATGCATGCGCTAGAAGGGTCAAACCAACCTCAACTATGTGTCTATGTTTCCGTTCGGCAGAACCATTTTGTTGATGAGCATGAGGGCAAGAAACTCGATGTACGATCCCTACATGTTTGAAGAAAGAACTTAGGGCTTGATATTCTCCTCCCCAGTCGGTTTGGATAGCACGGATTTTCTTGTTGAATTGGCGCTCTACCAAGTTTTGGAAATCACTGAAGCACTGGAAAACTTCAGATTTTTTCCTCAATAAATAAATCCAGACAAATTTACTGTGATCATCAATAAAGGAAACATAATAGTTGTTGCGACCAACAGAGGTTGGAGCAGGGCCCCATACATCAGAAAACACAAGATCAAAGGAGCTAGCTGAAGTGGTAATGGATCTTGGGTATGGTAGTTGATGACTTTTACCCTGCTGGCAGGCATCGCAAACACTAGCTTTATTGGAATCTTTTGTGACTGGAAGCTGGTGGCGTTGTATGACTTGCTGGACTATGGCAGAGGCAGGATGTCCTAGGCGGTGATGCCACAGCGACGTGGTTGACTTGATGACTCCAAGCACTTCTTTATTTGGCGACCTAACTGGATAAAGGCCGTTCTCACATCTGCCTTCGAGGAGAATTCTCCTCGTCGACTGTTCCTTGACAAGAAAACAATTTGGATGAAATTCAAGGAAAACTCCATTATCACGAGTAATACGATTGACAGATAATAAATTTTTGCTAGCAGCAGGAACATGAAGAATATTTTTAAGATGGAGATTAGAGGTTGGGGAGCGCAAATTGCCATGACCAATATGACTGATCTCCGTACCTGAGCCACTGGCGGTGTGCACTTGCTCACCACCGTGGTATTTGTCACGAACAGTGAGTTTATCTAACTCACTGGTGATGTGGTCGGTTGCACCGGTATCCATATACCAGTTAGTGTCCACTCCATAGGACATCGTTGCAGACGAGGCTGACTTCTGTGGAGGTGTGTACGAGGCGTTGAACCTCTTGAAGCAGTTGAAGGCGGTGTGTCCCTCCTTGGTGCACACCTGACAAAACACCCCCGGCTGGAAGGGGACACGGTTGCCACCACCACGTCCTTTGCCGCGGCTTGTACTGCtacggccgccgccgctgctgcgacCGCCACCACGGTAGCCGCCACCACTGCGCCCTCCTCTGGACACCAGGTTGGCGGAGGACTGGTATCCAGCCCCGCCACCACGAATCTCCATGCGTTGCTCGTGGCTGATGAGTTGAGTATACAACTCGGCAGCGGTGATCGGCTCCACACGTGCGGTGACGGCGGAGACAACAGGGTCATAGTCGGCGTCGAGACCCATGAGAATGTAAGAGACTAGCTCCTCATCCTCAAGTTTCCGGCCACCAGATGCCATCTCATCTGCTATGTTTTTCATCTTGCCGTAATATTCAGCAATTGACAAAGTACCTTTTGTGGCCGTGGCGAGCGCCATCCTGGTGGAGATCACACGTGCACGTGACTGCGAAGAGAACAGCTTCTCAATGGCTGTCCATGCGCCCGCCGCCGTGACCTCATTGTTTACCTGCCCAAGAATTTCCTTGGACATATTGGAGAGCAGATAGTTCAGGACCATCTGATCTTTTGCCACCCAAGCCTCATAATCAGGATTGGGCTTTGGTGGCTCCTTCGAATCCTCCTTGCCTTTCTCCGGAGCCAGGAACGGAGATGGCGGCTGCACACCCCACTGGATGAAACCAGCAAGTTGAGAACCCCGCAACGCCGATACTACTTGTGCTTTCCAGGAGGGAAAATTTCCCCTGGTGGGCTTTTCATTGGTGGGAAGAAAAGTGATGGGGAAGAAGGCAGTAGGCGCGGCGGAGGAAGAAGATGGGAACGCCATGAAGACTACCGCGTGGAGAATGGCTCTGGTACCATGTGAAAATTATGGGTTAACGAGGTTACCCTCCTGGGATCCTCGGCTTCGTGTTATATGGATGGGAACAGCCCCCACCGTGGCATGTTACACAAATTGTGGGATTAGAACGATTCATTCCTAATATATCTCAACTACCTATTTTGGTATAACAACCATGCACCATACATTGATCCTGGACTAAGCTACAACCGCACGTCCTATACATGTGCTAGCCGAATCCTCTAACACTATGCACCCTCCCCCGTCTCATCACCGTTTTTACTCTTTACTAAGCTTATTACCATCTTGCTCCGTACCGGCCAGCAGAACACGGAGAAGAACGGCGTGCTGGCGGTGCAGACGCTGCGCAACAACATCATGGCGTCGACGGTGCTGGCGACCACGGCCATCACGCTGGTCTCCGTCATCAGCGTCTTCATCGGCGTCACGTCTCCAGCCTCCTCGCCGTCCTCCAGCAAGGCGCCGGCGCCGCGGCTGGTGTACGGGAGCAAGGCCGGGGAGGTGTTCGCGGCCAAGTACCTGGCCGTGTCGCTCTGCTTCATGCTCGCCTTCGTCTGCAACGTGCAGGCCATCCGGCTGTACGCGCACGCCAGCTTCCTCCTGGGCGGCCTGCCGCCCGGCCCCGGCGACGAGGCGGAGGCGTGCGAGGAGGAGTTCGCGTCGTACGTGGCGCGGACGGTGAACCGCGGCAGCTACGCCTGGTCGCTCGGCCTGCGCGCCTTCTACGTCTCCCTCGCGCTCTTCCTCTGGACGTTCGGCCCCATACCGATGCTGGCCTGCAGCGTGCTCATGTGCGGCCTGCTCTACTTCCTCGACACCACCAGCGCCAGTGACCACGGCCACGTGCACGGCCAGCAAGGGACCCGCGCCGCCCGAAAGGATAACACAGTCTGATCTCACAGTCTTCTACTAGAATGCCAGTAACCGaaatgaattttattttattggTCATCAGAAAACGAGAAACTCGTATGTCgtatatagattaaaaaaaaaaggagaggcaCGCAGCCAGCAGCTCCGTGGGCTGTGCGTAGTATTGCAGATTTGCAGTATTGCTCGGTGAAAATGACACGGTGCTCCTGCACGTTGAACCCTTTTTTTATGGTACTCTGAAATGACGTTTTCTTTATGGTACTCTGAAATAACGATGAACCATCTTTTGATTACGTCCGGATGTTTATAATCACCTAGTATCTTCTACAAAAATAATACAATCTCCAGCCTGTTGGGCAGGCTTGAATTGGTTGGGTAGAACTGGTGCTGAACCAGCCAGCCAAGCAGATGCTTCCAGCAGCCAGCCAGCCCCCAGCCAATTCAAATTGGCTGAATAGCCATTTAAAATTTAAACTCTTCTCCTCAACCAATTT includes:
- the LOC136458730 gene encoding uncharacterized protein produces the protein MYREEQLDLVLVPLALAAVAGYHLWLLWAILRHPTRTVIGLNAIARKSWVAAMMANTEKNGVLAVQTLRNNIMASTVLATTAITLVSVISVFIGVTSPASSPSSSKAPAPRLVYGSKAGEVFAAKYLAVSLCFMLAFVCNVQAIRLYAHASFLLGGLPPGPGDEAEACEEEFASYVARTVNRGSYAWSLGLRAFYVSLALFLWTFGPIPMLACSVLMCGLLYFLDTTSASDHGHVHGQQGTRAARKDNTV